In the Osmerus eperlanus chromosome 27, fOsmEpe2.1, whole genome shotgun sequence genome, one interval contains:
- the lrrc32 gene encoding transforming growth factor beta activator LRRC32 isoform X2 yields MSGSIWLLLVLTSPLVASFLPLRQLAPCEVIEMDASCTNLNLDTVPDKLPEGIQKIDLSWNILQNLTQEGLAFYSSIHHLNLHSNKIQFIQPGLFKDMTSLKVLNLSRNYLDVFAVSKTHVGPLTAVEMLDLSGNGLFTGMTDYFLCDAPALLNLSLNSNSITKIAQNTFCGSLALRRIDFHNNVILEIENGAFDSLLQLSELDLSMNSISCIADFNLSQLKVLNLSKNSMESFQTTDSDLEYELLYLDLRENRIHYFPLIPRRNKLMYLDVSRNRLRSINTTGTAEEMELLRDVLAAPGQSAGSSRHQDFSRLVYLDMSYNQIKSIPKSFFCSMVSLEVLNVSNNCIGAFLVDQETPMNVLKTLDLSFNALQNFSLGSNSLRSLEELFLQGNFLQTIHPATFQTLPCIRYLHLQQNYLKVCATQRKPPNSPEADFTSHNPPGCVSFSSIPTLHFLYLSQNSLEALPPYAFYGTPLRLLDLSLNPGLEMHDDALSGLENSLSHLSLKENHMPELKPDLSLLGNLKFVDLSANKLTTFPLWNKQSSIESLNLQNNSLVTVQYETVVALERSLKVLYVGSNPLGCCSNLPFLLMLQKAAVTVPDIATATCLDAQGPEPVERNIGSVTQEQCQTLSRSWIIIAVVMVVVLIAALALLVKVCLPRKRRFNSSFKA; encoded by the exons ATGTCAGGCTCCATCTGGCTGCTCCTGGTCCTCACCAGTCCACTGGTGGCCTCCTTCCTGCCCCTGCGCCAGCTCGCTCCCTGTGAAGTG ATCGAGATGGACGCGTCCTGCACCAATCTGAACCTGGACACCGTTCCAGACAAGCTTCCCGAAGGCATCCAAAAAATTGACCTATCGTGGAACATTTTACAAAACCTTACCCAAGAGGGTCTGGCATTCTACAGCAGTATACATCACCTGAACCTACATTCCAACAAGATACAGTTCATCCAGCCTGGCTTGTTTAAAGACATGACCAGTCTTAAAGTGCTGAACCTCTCCAGGAACTACTTGGATGTGTTTGCTGTCTCTAAGACCCATGTTGGTCCACTGACAGCTGTAGAGATGCTGGACCTCTCAGGCAATGGCCTGTTCACTGGGATGACTGACTACTTCCTGTGTGACGCTCCTGCTCTCCTAAATCTGTCTCTGAACAGCAACAGTATTACCAAAATAGCCCAAAACACCTTTTGTGGATCTTTGGCTTTGAGAAGAATTGACTTTCACAACAACGTCATCTTGGAGATTGAGAACGGGGCCTTCGACTCACTGCTCCAGCTGTCTGAACTGGATTTGTCGATGAACTCAATCAGTTGCATTGCTGACTTTAACCTTTCTCAACTAAAGGTGTTAAATCTTAGTAAGAACAGCATGGAATCATTCCAAACCACAGACTCAGACCTTGAATATGAACTCCTCTACCTTGATCTGAGAGAAAACAGGATCCACTACTTTCCCCTCATCCCCCGAAGGAACAAGCTAATGTATCTGGATGTGTCCAGGAACCGTCTGAGGAGCATCAACACGACAGGGACGGCAGAGGAGATGGAACTCCTCAGAGACGTGCTCGCGGCGCCAGGCCAGTCTGCTGGAAGCAGCAGGCACCAAGATTTCTCGAGGCTTGTGTACCTCGACATGAGTTACAACCAGATCAAGAGCATACCAAAATCTTTTTTCTGTAGCATGGTGTCTCTTGAGGTCTTGAACGTTAGTAACAACTGTATAGGAGCATTTCTGGTAGATCAGGAAACCCCCATGAACGTGTTAAAGACTCTGGACCTGAGCTTCAACGCCCTTCAGAACTTCTCTTTAGGGTCGAACAGCCTGCGCTCTCTCGAGGAGCTCTTCCTGCAGGGAAACTTCCTTCAGACCATTCATCCTGCAACCTTCCAAACTCTGCCCTGTATCAGATACCTGCACCTCCAGCAAAACTATCTGAAGGTCTGTGCCACACAGAGAAAACCACCCAACTCTCCAGAGGCAGACTTCACCTCCCACAATCCTCCAGGATGTGTCTCATTTTCTTCCATACCAACCTTACACTTTCTGTACCTTTCTCAGAACAGTCTTGAGGCCTTGCCCCCATATGCCTTCTACGGCACTCCACTGAGGCTGCTTGACCTTTCCCTGAACCCAGGCTTAGAGATGCATGATGATGCCCTCTCTGGTCTGGAAAACTCCTTGTCTCATCTATCACTGAAGGAAAACCACATGCCAGAACTGAAACCGGACCTCTCCCTGCTGGGAAATCTAAAGTTTGTGGACCTCTCCGCTAACAAACTGACCACTTTCCCTTTGTGGAACAAGCAGTCGTCCATAGAGTCCCTGAACCTGCAGAACAACAGCCTGGTGACAGTGCAGTATGAGACGGTGGTTGCGCTGGAGCGCAGCCTGAAGGTGCTGTATGTGGGCTCCAACCCGCTGGGCTGCTGCAGCAACCTGCCCTTCCTCCTCATGCTCCAGAAGGCTGCTGTCACCGTCCCCGACATCGCCACGGCCACCTGCCTCGACGCCCAGGGCCccgagcctgtggagaggaacATCGGGAGTGTGACCCAGGAACAGTGCCAGACTCTCAGCAGGAGCTGGATCATCATAGCTgtagtgatggtggtggtgttaATAGCAGCACTAGCGCTGCTTGTCAAGGTGTGCCTCCCAAGGAAAAGAAGGTTCAACAGTAGCTTCAAGGCATGA
- the LOC134013647 gene encoding CLOCK-interacting pacemaker-like isoform X1 has product MGECSSPFLSLHLSRPLESGSLQRDLHAQSSTMAQSPRRNSSGAPGLDRAVYQDVAHCYVIKNLVVKPSGPLLCGVGWNSLSAAEETPTQLLVVQPGGPASSPSSSLPQSQHRTGGEASKNSYLPILNSYLRIAPHPRQESSEQERGGDGAGGVKQSGGEGQRQTKRVCTEERRETVSTSQQREGRPQHQASSSSILRLPHHSLGGPSLSTQRRPHHHRPHSPSTLRSSSVGSSSTDSPPHPASEAQAGDILSDSQSDCSSVHQRRFLNTAEILSQSGLLAITLRTKDLQRQSAATERDIAQLRQHAHLLCLAVQALGPGPGPSPMDTLLQAMDQSGCYSSMDWGQINTRQPPNRAKRGNETEREKGGDRKDDSQAPNFVSVGYHDDRTSPPSPLFAPSPAPPVLSSCTTRALASPTMQPSQCPG; this is encoded by the exons ATGGGCGAGTgttcttcccccttcctctccctccatctctctcgtcCACTAGAATCTGGTTCCCTTCAGAGGGACCTCCATGCCCAGAGCAGCACAATGGCACAGTCACCCAGGAGGAACAGCAGTGGTGCTCCAGGCCTCGACCGGGCAGTGTACCAGGATGTCGCCCACTGCTATGTCATCAAGAACCTGGTGGTCAAACCG TCCGGCCCCCTGCTGTGTGGCGTCGGATGGAACAGTCTGTCTGCTGCCGAGGAAACACCCACCCAGCTCCTGGTGGTCCAGCCTGGAGGACCTGCCTCAAGCCCGTCTTCAAGTCTGCCCCAGAGTCAGcacaggacagggggagaggcaaGCAAGAACTCCTACCTGCCAATCCTCAACTCTTACCTACGCATTGCCCCCCACCCCAGGCAAGAGAgctcagagcaggagagagggggtgatggggcagggggggtgaaGCAGAGCGGTGGCGAGGGCCAGAGACAGACCAAGAGGGTgtgcacagaggagaggagagagaccgtgTCCACCAgccagcagagggaggggaggcctcAACATCAGGCCAGCAGCAGCTCCATCCTTCGCCTGCCCCACCACTCCCTGGGTGGGCCCTCCTTGTCCACCCAGCGCAGGCCACATCACCACCGTCCCCACAGTCCCTCCACCTTGCGCTCCAGCAGTGtgggctcctcctccaccgaCAGCCCGCCTCACCCGGCTTCTGAAGCTCAGGCTGGGGACATTCTttcagacagccaatcagactgCTCCTCTGTCCACCAGCGCCGCTTTCTCAACACGGCTGAAATCCTGAGCCAATCGGGACTCCTGGCCATCACGCTGCGCACCAAGGACCTGCAGCGTCAGAGCGctgccacagagagagacatcgcCCAGCTGCGGCAGCACGCCCACCTGCTCTGCCTGGCCGTCCAGGCCCTGGGGCCCGGCCCGGGCCCCTCCCCCATGGACACACTGCTCCAGGCCATGGACCAGTCAGGCTGCTACAGCAGCATGGACTGGGGGCAGATCAACACCCGCCAACCCCCCAACAGAGCCAAGAGGGGAaacgagacggagagagagaaaggtggcgACAGAAAAGACGACAGCCAGGCCCCGAACTTTGTGTCTGTGGGTTACCATGACGACAGAACCTCGCCGCCCTCGCCTCTGTTTGCACCATCACCTGCTCCACCTGTCCTTTCCTCCTGCACTACTAGAGCACTGGCTAGCCCCACCATGCAGCCCTCCCAATGCCCTGGCTAG
- the LOC134013648 gene encoding NHL repeat-containing protein 3-like isoform X1, translating to MKRRSHNCLIATTMGTFFLLMMVLYGTINSQQSESPSYKQDYRLLGRPLYKLDISWPKYPELFSGEVFGVAVDQYSGVVYVAQRGEAVPRVLVFSTDGELLLAWNTSTLDMPHGIFLADADTNPTVWVTDVGTGPYGHCVKQYSPSGTLLQVLGSPGKAGSGLNPLEFDQPAEVFVHSSGEIYIVDGDGGMNNRLIKLSPDLEVLWIHGEKGQGLAQFYIPHSVTLDTFHRVWVADRGNKRIQVFNSVTGDWLGTWGSCFTEDAPYSVRLTPDQKYFIVVQLNTNQISVLKAPPVGVIGQCQVVSVIQLAEDVKPHLVDLDLKTGALYVAELGAQQAQKFTPFSLGGSFL from the exons ATGAAAAGAAGAAGTCACAACTGTCTGATAGCGACAACAATGGGGACGTTTTTTCTGCTCATGATGGTGTTGTATGGCACCATCAATTCACAG CAGTCAGAAAGCCCTAGCTACAAACAAGATTACAGACTCCTAGGAAGACCCCTGTACAAACTGGATATATCCTGGCCGAAATACCCTGAGCTGTTTAGTGGTGAGGTGTTTGGAGTGGCTGTGGATCAGTATTCTGGTGTGGTGTATGTTGCACAG AGAGGTGAGGCGGTGCCCCGTGTGCTGGTATTCTCCACAGACGGAGAGCTCCTCTTGGCCTGGAACACCAGCACCCTGGACATGCCTCACGGAATCTTCCTAGCCGACGCAGACACCAATCCCACTGTCTGGGTCACTGATGTTGGGACGG GCCCATATGGTCACTGCGTGAAGCAGTACTCTCCCTCTGGGACGCTGCTGCAggtgctggggagtccagggaAGGCCGGCTCTGGGCTGAACCCTCTGGAGTTCGACCAGCCTGCAGAGGTCTTTGTCCACAGCTCTGGGGAGATCTACATCGTGGATGGCGATGGAGGCATGAACAACCGCCTCATTAAACTGTCCCCAG ATCTGGAGGTGCTGTGGATCCATGGAGAGAAGGGCCAAGGCCTCGCCCAGTTCTACATCCCTCACAGTGTCACCCTGGACACCTTCCACAGG GTGTGGGTTGCTGACCGAGGAAACAAGCGTATCCAGGTGTTCAACTCTGTGACTGGAGACTGGCTGGGCACCTGGGGAAGCTGCTTCACCGAGGACGCGCCATACTCTGTCAG ATTAACACCAGACCAGAAGTACTTTATTGTTGTGCAGCTGAATACCAATCAGATCTCAGTGCTGAAGGCTCCACCAGTGGGTGTGATTGGTCAGTGCCAGGTGGTTAGTGTGATCCAGTTAGCGGAGGATGTGAAGCCACATCTAGTGGACCTGGACCTGAAGACAGGGGCTCTGTATGTGGCTGAGCTAGGAGCACAGCAAGCTCAGAAGTTCACTCCCTTCAGTTTGGGCGGCAGCTTCCTCTAG
- the LOC134013647 gene encoding CLOCK-interacting pacemaker-like isoform X2 codes for MAQSPRRNSSGAPGLDRAVYQDVAHCYVIKNLVVKPSGPLLCGVGWNSLSAAEETPTQLLVVQPGGPASSPSSSLPQSQHRTGGEASKNSYLPILNSYLRIAPHPRQESSEQERGGDGAGGVKQSGGEGQRQTKRVCTEERRETVSTSQQREGRPQHQASSSSILRLPHHSLGGPSLSTQRRPHHHRPHSPSTLRSSSVGSSSTDSPPHPASEAQAGDILSDSQSDCSSVHQRRFLNTAEILSQSGLLAITLRTKDLQRQSAATERDIAQLRQHAHLLCLAVQALGPGPGPSPMDTLLQAMDQSGCYSSMDWGQINTRQPPNRAKRGNETEREKGGDRKDDSQAPNFVSVGYHDDRTSPPSPLFAPSPAPPVLSSCTTRALASPTMQPSQCPG; via the exons ATGGCACAGTCACCCAGGAGGAACAGCAGTGGTGCTCCAGGCCTCGACCGGGCAGTGTACCAGGATGTCGCCCACTGCTATGTCATCAAGAACCTGGTGGTCAAACCG TCCGGCCCCCTGCTGTGTGGCGTCGGATGGAACAGTCTGTCTGCTGCCGAGGAAACACCCACCCAGCTCCTGGTGGTCCAGCCTGGAGGACCTGCCTCAAGCCCGTCTTCAAGTCTGCCCCAGAGTCAGcacaggacagggggagaggcaaGCAAGAACTCCTACCTGCCAATCCTCAACTCTTACCTACGCATTGCCCCCCACCCCAGGCAAGAGAgctcagagcaggagagagggggtgatggggcagggggggtgaaGCAGAGCGGTGGCGAGGGCCAGAGACAGACCAAGAGGGTgtgcacagaggagaggagagagaccgtgTCCACCAgccagcagagggaggggaggcctcAACATCAGGCCAGCAGCAGCTCCATCCTTCGCCTGCCCCACCACTCCCTGGGTGGGCCCTCCTTGTCCACCCAGCGCAGGCCACATCACCACCGTCCCCACAGTCCCTCCACCTTGCGCTCCAGCAGTGtgggctcctcctccaccgaCAGCCCGCCTCACCCGGCTTCTGAAGCTCAGGCTGGGGACATTCTttcagacagccaatcagactgCTCCTCTGTCCACCAGCGCCGCTTTCTCAACACGGCTGAAATCCTGAGCCAATCGGGACTCCTGGCCATCACGCTGCGCACCAAGGACCTGCAGCGTCAGAGCGctgccacagagagagacatcgcCCAGCTGCGGCAGCACGCCCACCTGCTCTGCCTGGCCGTCCAGGCCCTGGGGCCCGGCCCGGGCCCCTCCCCCATGGACACACTGCTCCAGGCCATGGACCAGTCAGGCTGCTACAGCAGCATGGACTGGGGGCAGATCAACACCCGCCAACCCCCCAACAGAGCCAAGAGGGGAaacgagacggagagagagaaaggtggcgACAGAAAAGACGACAGCCAGGCCCCGAACTTTGTGTCTGTGGGTTACCATGACGACAGAACCTCGCCGCCCTCGCCTCTGTTTGCACCATCACCTGCTCCACCTGTCCTTTCCTCCTGCACTACTAGAGCACTGGCTAGCCCCACCATGCAGCCCTCCCAATGCCCTGGCTAG
- the lrrc32 gene encoding transforming growth factor beta activator LRRC32 isoform X1 yields the protein MAQHFGGKWRSHSCTMSGSIWLLLVLTSPLVASFLPLRQLAPCEVIEMDASCTNLNLDTVPDKLPEGIQKIDLSWNILQNLTQEGLAFYSSIHHLNLHSNKIQFIQPGLFKDMTSLKVLNLSRNYLDVFAVSKTHVGPLTAVEMLDLSGNGLFTGMTDYFLCDAPALLNLSLNSNSITKIAQNTFCGSLALRRIDFHNNVILEIENGAFDSLLQLSELDLSMNSISCIADFNLSQLKVLNLSKNSMESFQTTDSDLEYELLYLDLRENRIHYFPLIPRRNKLMYLDVSRNRLRSINTTGTAEEMELLRDVLAAPGQSAGSSRHQDFSRLVYLDMSYNQIKSIPKSFFCSMVSLEVLNVSNNCIGAFLVDQETPMNVLKTLDLSFNALQNFSLGSNSLRSLEELFLQGNFLQTIHPATFQTLPCIRYLHLQQNYLKVCATQRKPPNSPEADFTSHNPPGCVSFSSIPTLHFLYLSQNSLEALPPYAFYGTPLRLLDLSLNPGLEMHDDALSGLENSLSHLSLKENHMPELKPDLSLLGNLKFVDLSANKLTTFPLWNKQSSIESLNLQNNSLVTVQYETVVALERSLKVLYVGSNPLGCCSNLPFLLMLQKAAVTVPDIATATCLDAQGPEPVERNIGSVTQEQCQTLSRSWIIIAVVMVVVLIAALALLVKVCLPRKRRFNSSFKA from the exons ATGGCACAACACTTTGGAGGAAAATGGAGATCGCATAGCTG CACCATGTCAGGCTCCATCTGGCTGCTCCTGGTCCTCACCAGTCCACTGGTGGCCTCCTTCCTGCCCCTGCGCCAGCTCGCTCCCTGTGAAGTG ATCGAGATGGACGCGTCCTGCACCAATCTGAACCTGGACACCGTTCCAGACAAGCTTCCCGAAGGCATCCAAAAAATTGACCTATCGTGGAACATTTTACAAAACCTTACCCAAGAGGGTCTGGCATTCTACAGCAGTATACATCACCTGAACCTACATTCCAACAAGATACAGTTCATCCAGCCTGGCTTGTTTAAAGACATGACCAGTCTTAAAGTGCTGAACCTCTCCAGGAACTACTTGGATGTGTTTGCTGTCTCTAAGACCCATGTTGGTCCACTGACAGCTGTAGAGATGCTGGACCTCTCAGGCAATGGCCTGTTCACTGGGATGACTGACTACTTCCTGTGTGACGCTCCTGCTCTCCTAAATCTGTCTCTGAACAGCAACAGTATTACCAAAATAGCCCAAAACACCTTTTGTGGATCTTTGGCTTTGAGAAGAATTGACTTTCACAACAACGTCATCTTGGAGATTGAGAACGGGGCCTTCGACTCACTGCTCCAGCTGTCTGAACTGGATTTGTCGATGAACTCAATCAGTTGCATTGCTGACTTTAACCTTTCTCAACTAAAGGTGTTAAATCTTAGTAAGAACAGCATGGAATCATTCCAAACCACAGACTCAGACCTTGAATATGAACTCCTCTACCTTGATCTGAGAGAAAACAGGATCCACTACTTTCCCCTCATCCCCCGAAGGAACAAGCTAATGTATCTGGATGTGTCCAGGAACCGTCTGAGGAGCATCAACACGACAGGGACGGCAGAGGAGATGGAACTCCTCAGAGACGTGCTCGCGGCGCCAGGCCAGTCTGCTGGAAGCAGCAGGCACCAAGATTTCTCGAGGCTTGTGTACCTCGACATGAGTTACAACCAGATCAAGAGCATACCAAAATCTTTTTTCTGTAGCATGGTGTCTCTTGAGGTCTTGAACGTTAGTAACAACTGTATAGGAGCATTTCTGGTAGATCAGGAAACCCCCATGAACGTGTTAAAGACTCTGGACCTGAGCTTCAACGCCCTTCAGAACTTCTCTTTAGGGTCGAACAGCCTGCGCTCTCTCGAGGAGCTCTTCCTGCAGGGAAACTTCCTTCAGACCATTCATCCTGCAACCTTCCAAACTCTGCCCTGTATCAGATACCTGCACCTCCAGCAAAACTATCTGAAGGTCTGTGCCACACAGAGAAAACCACCCAACTCTCCAGAGGCAGACTTCACCTCCCACAATCCTCCAGGATGTGTCTCATTTTCTTCCATACCAACCTTACACTTTCTGTACCTTTCTCAGAACAGTCTTGAGGCCTTGCCCCCATATGCCTTCTACGGCACTCCACTGAGGCTGCTTGACCTTTCCCTGAACCCAGGCTTAGAGATGCATGATGATGCCCTCTCTGGTCTGGAAAACTCCTTGTCTCATCTATCACTGAAGGAAAACCACATGCCAGAACTGAAACCGGACCTCTCCCTGCTGGGAAATCTAAAGTTTGTGGACCTCTCCGCTAACAAACTGACCACTTTCCCTTTGTGGAACAAGCAGTCGTCCATAGAGTCCCTGAACCTGCAGAACAACAGCCTGGTGACAGTGCAGTATGAGACGGTGGTTGCGCTGGAGCGCAGCCTGAAGGTGCTGTATGTGGGCTCCAACCCGCTGGGCTGCTGCAGCAACCTGCCCTTCCTCCTCATGCTCCAGAAGGCTGCTGTCACCGTCCCCGACATCGCCACGGCCACCTGCCTCGACGCCCAGGGCCccgagcctgtggagaggaacATCGGGAGTGTGACCCAGGAACAGTGCCAGACTCTCAGCAGGAGCTGGATCATCATAGCTgtagtgatggtggtggtgttaATAGCAGCACTAGCGCTGCTTGTCAAGGTGTGCCTCCCAAGGAAAAGAAGGTTCAACAGTAGCTTCAAGGCATGA
- the akt2l gene encoding v-akt murine thymoma viral oncogene homolog 2, like, producing MNEISIVREGWLHKRGEYIKTWRPRYFILKSDGSFIGYKEKPDHTDQSVPPLNNFSVAECQLMKTERPRPNTFVIRCLQWTTVIERTFHVENNEEREEWIRSIQAVAHGLKRREPEEEEEPMDLFHSPSDCSLEEMEVAMSKSSSKVTMSDFEYLKLLGKGTFGKVILVKEKSTGVHYAMKILRKEVIIAKDEVAHTVTESRVLQNTRHPFLTTLKYAFQTHDRLCFVMEYANGGELFFHLSRERVFTEDRARFYGAEIVSALEYLHSRDVVYRDLKLENLMLDKDGHIKITDFGLCKEGITPDATMKTFCGTPEYLAPEVLEDNDYGRAVDWWGLGVVMYEMMCGRLPFYNQDHERLFELILMEEIRFPRNLAPEGKALLAGLLKKDPKHRLGGGPNDAKEVMTHKFFSTINWQDVLQRKLTPPFKPQVTSETDTRYFDDEFTAQTITLTPPDKYDNLDCEDPNQPAHFPQFSYSASIRE from the exons GCGAGTATATTAAGACATGGAGACCCAGGTATTTCATTCTGAAGAGTGATGGTTCCTTTATTGGCTACAAGGAGAAGCCAGACCACACGGACCAGAGTGTACCACCTCTCAACAACTTCTCAGTGGCAG AGTGTCAGCTGATGAAGACGGAACGCCCGCGCCCAAACACCTTTGTGATCCGCTGCCTGCAGTGGACCACCGTCATCGAGCGCACCTTCCACGTGGAGAAcaatgaggagag agaggagTGGATCCGGTCCATCCAGGCGGTGGCTCACGGTCTGAAGAGGAGGGaaccagaggaggaagaggagcccaTGGATCTGTTCCACTCTCCCAGCGACTGCAGTCtggaagagatggaggtggcCATGTCCAAAAGCAGCTCTAAAGTG ACAATGAGCGACTTTGAGTACCTGAAGCTGCTGGGCAAGGGAACTTTTGGGAAGGTGATCCTGGTCAAGGAGAAGTCCACTGGTGTTCACTACGCTATGAAGATCCTACGCAAGGAGGTCATCATTGCCAAG GATGAGGTGGCCCACACAGTTACAGAAAGCAGAGTGCTGCAGAACACACGGCACCCCTTCCTTACT ACCCTGAAATATGCCTTCCAGACACATGACCGACTGTGCTTTGTTATGGAATATGCCAACGGAGGAGAG CTGTTCTTCCACCTGTCTCGAGAGCGCGTATTCACAGAAGACCGAGCTCGTTTCTATGGCGCAGAGATTGTGTCTGCGTTGGAGTACCTTCACTCTCGTGATGTTGTCTACAGGGATTTAAAG CTGGAGAACCTGATGTTGGACAAGGACGGCCACATCAAGATCACAGACTTCGGGTTGTGTAAGGAGGGCATCACCCCTGACGCCACCATGAAGACCTTCTGTGGCACTCCAGAGTACCTGGCACCAGAG gTGCTGGAGGACAACGACTACGGCCGGGCGGTGGACTGGTGGGGCCTGGGCGTGGTCATGTACGAGATGATGTGCGGCCGGCTGCCCTTCTACAACCAGGACCATGAGCGCCTGTTCGAGCTGATCCTTATGGAGGAGATCCGCTTCCCCAGGAACCTGGCGCCCGAAGGCAAGGCCCTGCTGGCCGGCCTACTGAAGAAGGACCCCAAGCACAG GTTAGGGGGTGGGCCCAATGATGCCAAAGAGGTGATGACCCACAAGTTCTTCTCCACCATTAACTGGCAAGATGTTCTGcagaggaag ctgaCTCCGCCCTTCAAGCCTCAGGTGACTTCTGAAACCGATACCCGGTATTTTGACGACGAGTTCACAGCACAGACCATCACCCTCACGCCTCCAGATAAAT ATGACAATCTGGATTGTGAGGACCCTAACCAACCTGCCCACTTTCCCCAGTTCTCATACTCTGCCAGCATAAGAGAGTGA
- the LOC134013648 gene encoding NHL repeat-containing protein 3-like isoform X2 has translation MKRRSHNCLIATTMGTFFLLMMVLYGTINSQSESPSYKQDYRLLGRPLYKLDISWPKYPELFSGEVFGVAVDQYSGVVYVAQRGEAVPRVLVFSTDGELLLAWNTSTLDMPHGIFLADADTNPTVWVTDVGTGPYGHCVKQYSPSGTLLQVLGSPGKAGSGLNPLEFDQPAEVFVHSSGEIYIVDGDGGMNNRLIKLSPDLEVLWIHGEKGQGLAQFYIPHSVTLDTFHRVWVADRGNKRIQVFNSVTGDWLGTWGSCFTEDAPYSVRLTPDQKYFIVVQLNTNQISVLKAPPVGVIGQCQVVSVIQLAEDVKPHLVDLDLKTGALYVAELGAQQAQKFTPFSLGGSFL, from the exons ATGAAAAGAAGAAGTCACAACTGTCTGATAGCGACAACAATGGGGACGTTTTTTCTGCTCATGATGGTGTTGTATGGCACCATCAATTCACAG TCAGAAAGCCCTAGCTACAAACAAGATTACAGACTCCTAGGAAGACCCCTGTACAAACTGGATATATCCTGGCCGAAATACCCTGAGCTGTTTAGTGGTGAGGTGTTTGGAGTGGCTGTGGATCAGTATTCTGGTGTGGTGTATGTTGCACAG AGAGGTGAGGCGGTGCCCCGTGTGCTGGTATTCTCCACAGACGGAGAGCTCCTCTTGGCCTGGAACACCAGCACCCTGGACATGCCTCACGGAATCTTCCTAGCCGACGCAGACACCAATCCCACTGTCTGGGTCACTGATGTTGGGACGG GCCCATATGGTCACTGCGTGAAGCAGTACTCTCCCTCTGGGACGCTGCTGCAggtgctggggagtccagggaAGGCCGGCTCTGGGCTGAACCCTCTGGAGTTCGACCAGCCTGCAGAGGTCTTTGTCCACAGCTCTGGGGAGATCTACATCGTGGATGGCGATGGAGGCATGAACAACCGCCTCATTAAACTGTCCCCAG ATCTGGAGGTGCTGTGGATCCATGGAGAGAAGGGCCAAGGCCTCGCCCAGTTCTACATCCCTCACAGTGTCACCCTGGACACCTTCCACAGG GTGTGGGTTGCTGACCGAGGAAACAAGCGTATCCAGGTGTTCAACTCTGTGACTGGAGACTGGCTGGGCACCTGGGGAAGCTGCTTCACCGAGGACGCGCCATACTCTGTCAG ATTAACACCAGACCAGAAGTACTTTATTGTTGTGCAGCTGAATACCAATCAGATCTCAGTGCTGAAGGCTCCACCAGTGGGTGTGATTGGTCAGTGCCAGGTGGTTAGTGTGATCCAGTTAGCGGAGGATGTGAAGCCACATCTAGTGGACCTGGACCTGAAGACAGGGGCTCTGTATGTGGCTGAGCTAGGAGCACAGCAAGCTCAGAAGTTCACTCCCTTCAGTTTGGGCGGCAGCTTCCTCTAG